AGAAAAAAAAAAGATTGTAAAGGGTAGCCACACCACCACATCGACATACCCTGCAAACCACAACATCCCTTGGAGGTAGTGGAATTTCTAGGTTTCATAAATTTACGCCAATGAGCCATCATCACCATGGAGCCGGATACACTCAAGGAAAATTTATTCACATGATCAGTGTCATCCCCACCATCAGAAGTGAATCCCCTAAAGCGGGAATAGAGCTCCATGATCAGTGCGCTCCcacgccggcggaggagggaggcgaggACCTACCGGGAAAGGAGGGACGACGGGCACGGTGCGCCCAGAAAATATCATCTAGAATTCAGAGTGAAGAGAACGATTCTCATGCTTACAAAAATGAAACGGGGAAGGAGAGAGCAGAAGGCAACTCGTACTTGTAAATAAAGCATGTGGTGGATGCAATATGACCACCATATAGACTTGTTGTGTTCACCATTGGAGTGGACACAACATTTATTCTCTATCAACACGGTCGAAAATCATGTACGCCTTGCCTGAATTTCCCTGGTTCATGAGATAGATAGTAGGCGATGCAAAGAGAAATTAACTGGCAACTTCAACATGTGGACTGAATGAATTACCGCAAACCTTCTTCAGTTAACTATATTGATTCTCAATTATCTGCAAACTTCTCCATGCTCAAGTCTTTGATCTGCTACTGAAACTAGCCTACTACTACCCACAACAAGGTGACAGTTTGGTAACCATTTTACAGCAGAACATTGCTTAAAAGGTAAAGGTAACTAAGCATCGAGAAGGTCATCAAGACTAGAATAAGCATGGATCAGACTCGCTCTTAAGAGGAAGAGGGATCATGGGCTCAGCCGCTGCGGGTCACGAGGGAAAAGCGATGCCAACCGGACGTTGTGCAGTCCGCAGAACAGCATGACCACCCTCTCCAGCCCGACCCCGAACCCGCCATGAGGAGGTGTGCCGTAGCTGCAACAGTAAGCATTTCTCAGATGACAATCACATCAAGAGACAGAGACCTCACAAATAGAACTACATACATGGTAGGTGCTGCAACACTAAATGATCGCGGGCACGGGATTTTGGTGAACATACCTGAATGAGTCGATGTATGACTTGATGGAACTCATACCGATTCCATGCTCCGCCGCACGCTTGGCCAGCAGCTTGGGTTCATGTATTCTTTGTGCTCCGGAAATTATTTCCTCACCTGTCGAGTAAGCAAGAAGTGCAAAGTTCGTTCAGCAAATTCTACACATGATAATTCATTACCGCTCCAACTTCAGGAAATCAGGTACTTTCACTTCAACAAAAGGATCATACTAGTCAGGCACCATAAAATGCAGAGTGTGGAACAGAAACTATCCCCACTAGCACTGATGGTCACTCGTAATGCTAGTATATTCATAGATTCAGATGGCCTGAGAAATACTTGCAAGttgcaactatatgaactaactaaTAGTACATCAGCAAATGAATTCATGAGGGACATAGTTGCTCTTACTTCCATTATACTACTATACTATCATAATAGTGTCAGGTACAGCTTGAGCAATTTCAGTGCTCACCTCGAAGGAAGACATCAAAAGAGTTGCTGTACGCTGGGTTTTCATAGCAAGGCATGGTGTAGAAGGGGCGTGCCGCCAAAGGATATCGATAGAGAATGAAAAACTCAGTGTCATACCTACAAATATTACAGCAAGAGCGAGTTAAGTTAATAGAAGAGACAAAATGATGAAATGAACATAAGCATAGCAGTGTTGGACACTTCTACGTACTTCTCCCTAACAAGCTGACCAAGTTTTTTCTCAGCTTCAGTGTTGAGGTCAGCCATAGGCTCGATTTCTGTTCCAGCTTCCTGCAAAGCAAATAAATCACCAACGCTTAATTCTTTTAATTTCTTATTATGATGTCATACATCAGGCTGTGTACAGTAGACTTAAAGTAGCAGTTACATGCTGCACGAAAACAGCATAAAAttcaaatgatgagagaaaaacatCAGGGTGGCAATGAAATAGCTACATGTTTGTACTACCTTCAACATTTGTATTCCTTCCTCGTAACTGAGCCTCAAGGTTCTCTCTAGGTACTGCAGGAATTAACACAACGTGAGTCGCCATTTCAGCTACAAAACCTAGATATTGTAACATTACTGGAACCACCAAGCAATAAGAAGCAACAAATATTTTATACCTTCAGTGGTTCAAATGGATACTGCCTATTAATTGCCTCAAGTTCCCTCTTGCAATTTTCATTCAAGTGTCTGAAAATTTCTATAAATAATCCATCCACAATATCGCAAACCTGTGTAAAGAAACAAGTTCAGCCATTGTCGTGTTTGTAAATGAAGAAGAGCACTCTACCAAACTTGCTCACCTCAAAGTAGTGCCTCATAATCTCCATTTCAGCGTCCAAACCAACAAACTCACACAGATGCCTATGTGTGTTGGAGTCTTCAGCTCTAAACACATGCCCAACCTCAAAGACACGACGGAACCCACCACAGATAGCCATCTGCTTGTGCAGCTGAGGGGATTGTGCTAAACAAGCAGACTTGCCATTCTTATATTCAAGTTTGAATACTGCTGCTCCACCTTCACTTGACCCTGAAATCAGCTTTGGAGTGTGGATCCCGATAAAATCTCTTGCCGACAAATACTCCCTGAATTTCTGCAGTATCCAACAATGGTACATATTTACTAACCAGCACCAAGAAAAAAAGCATCACATGCTGCAGAAATGCATAAAATATAAGTCCCTGCAGCCTTCATAAAACAGCTTTTGTAAAAGCATATGCATTGGCTTGACAAATCCATATGCAACACAGAATGTTAAAGTTAAAACTCAATCCGATCATCAGTGTAATCAGATTGCAGGCATAACATTAACATCACTGGATCGATCAGTGTGTAGAAACAACTTAAAAGACCAGCACAGTGCTCAATAAAGGCTTTTTTTTTGCTGGTACGAAATAATTATAGGCTGAGGCTAAAGTTTTTTCTCTAGAACATATGCACAAGGATGTGTATCATATAGTATTATAGAAGAAGAGGCAAGAGCCTATTACGATACAAAATGCAACGACAATCCCTAAAAGCAAGAACAAATACCGACGTTTTCAACTTGATGCTGTACACGGAAAATGGCTTGACCGGTCGGTGTCCGCACATCAATAACTCGATAGTCCAAGCGTGTTTCCTGACCAACGCGGGGAAGTGGCACTCCCTTCTGCAAAACAAGAAGATCCCATTAGCTGAACCcagatatcatcatcatcatcggagaaTTGGAGCAACAACAAACTGTGTCCTCCTCCTCCATGCATTCAAATAGGAGGAGCAGGCAAGCAAATACGCATGCAGATTGTGCAGATTGACATACTGCTTCAGCTTTTGCAAACTCCGCCGCACTCCGGCCGGCGTCCTCGACGCTGATGGGTAGCTTCGGGTCGGCCCTGCTGATGCAGTAGAGCTTCCTCACCTTAATCTCCACCTGCCAGACATCAAACGGGAATCACAAATAACTTCTGTATTTTGTAtgtatttatgtatgtatgtaagCTGACAACTCGAACAGGAAGACATTGGCTACGGCAGAAGGAAACCTCTTGCACTGTGGTGTAGCTGAGGGGCTCGTCGAGGAGGGCCACGGCGCCCTCCACGACGACGATGGACTCCTTGGGGAGGGACAAGGCGAAGAGCATCATCTGGGCGCTGCCGGCGAGCACGCACTGCACGGTGCTCAGCACCTGCCGCAGCTTGAGGAAGGCCACGTTCTTGGTCTTGGACCCGCGGTAGACCGCCTCCGCCGTCGCGCGGACCAGCACGGAGCGGCCGGCGGCGGCCTTGTCGAGGTGGCCGATCTCGGCCCACGGTTCGTCGGGGACCGCCGCGGGGAGGATCTCCCCGGGGAGGACGTCGCCGTAGTTGGCCGCCGAGGGGTCGTCCTCGGCGGCGGCGGGCTGCTGCTCGTGCTCCGGCGAGGGGTTCTCGGCGGCGGGCTTCTGCTGCGCGTGCGCGTActtggccgccttctcggccttccTGGCGTCCCTCTTCCGTTGCTTATTGCTGACGGTGGCTGCGGGGACGCCCGCTTCGGGGGTGGGCGGCGCTTTCGCGGGCTCGGAAGACATCACGTCGTCGCCGGCGGGGAGGAGGCGGGCGGAGGAGCAAGGTTGCGTGGGCGACGGCGGCAGGCGGAAGCTTAAGCGTGGTTCTATTCTACGAGTATATATACTGTAGGCGAGGGTTTGAAAGAGTTCCGTGGCGGCCACGGTTTTAGAGGCGACGAGTTCCGTGGCGGCCACGTTCAAGGGGTCCGGCTCGATCACCTGCAGGATTTACCCGTGCAGGGCCAAATAAGGCAGCGCCGCGTATATACTAGTGGGCCAAGGACTCCGATCAGATTAGATTTTATTTTGTTACTACTACAATCTGATTTGCTCTTTTCCTCGCGGACGGAGTCTTGCTCGCCGATCGGCGACGCTGCTGGCTGGGTCGTCTACAACCAATGGATGACGATTCTGTGTGGTTGAATAACGCCTGTACCTGCTCGCGctttcttagagcatctccagccgttcagtCCCCAGAGCACCAAAAAAATGCCGCCTGGGGTCGAACCGGCGTTTGCTTGGTGCATGGGGCGATTGCGTTTCCAGTCGTCGCCGTCAAAATCGCGCAAACTCGGCGATCTTTCAAAGAAATTTATACAAACTAGGCGTTCAGGCACAAACTCGACgatattttatagaaatttatatAAAAACAGATAAACATGCAAACTACGCTTAGAACTGTGCCTAACAATGATACCCCGCGCCCGCCGCCcgccttctacatgccgaggagcctgtaGAAACGGGTGTAGTCGACGCCGTCGTCGTAGCGCGccctgccggagccgccgccgtccctACTGCACCCCTGGCCAGGGTCGCCGATGCGCAGGGGGGGGGGGGTGGACGGCccggcctcgtcctcctcgtcgttgtCGAGGACGACGACGCCACCCTCCTCGCgcccgcggcgccaggcctggagctcCGCGTATGCCCGGCGCTGGCGGAGCACCTGCTCGCGGACATATTCCTCCCTCGCCCACTTGAGGGCGGCCTCGTCGGCGGCGGCCATCTCCGCGTGCCCCGACTCGGTCTTTGGCCGGACCAGGCGGAGGAAGCGCATGGAGgggcggccgccctcgttgatgacgaggtcACCACTACAGGTGCGGCGCCGAAGTGGTGTCTCCTctagctccggcttgacggggcggagcgcTGGTGAGCCGGAGAAGAGCGAGCCGGAGCCCGACGAGGAGGACGTCCCCGGCTCCATTCGTCGCGACGTCCAGGAGCTGCCACGGCGGCGAGAGAACGACGGGTGCggcgggtactcgaggcgcggcgtgttgccggtctcgatgtggtcgaggacggcctcGAGGGTGCGGCTGGGCACGCCCCACCAGTCGCGTCGCCTGTCGCGGCGGTGCTCAAAGTACATCGTCCACGGCGTGTGGCTGTCGACGGCGTACCTCGGCTCGTTCCGCTGCACCTTCGTTAGCGACGACCGGATGCGGGCGATCTCGGCCCGCCGTGCAACCCCTTCGG
Above is a window of Triticum dicoccoides isolate Atlit2015 ecotype Zavitan chromosome 5B, WEW_v2.0, whole genome shotgun sequence DNA encoding:
- the LOC119305988 gene encoding aspartate--tRNA ligase 2, cytoplasmic-like, with translation MSSEPAKAPPTPEAGVPAATVSNKQRKRDARKAEKAAKYAHAQQKPAAENPSPEHEQQPAAAEDDPSAANYGDVLPGEILPAAVPDEPWAEIGHLDKAAAGRSVLVRATAEAVYRGSKTKNVAFLKLRQVLSTVQCVLAGSAQMMLFALSLPKESIVVVEGAVALLDEPLSYTTVQEVEIKVRKLYCISRADPKLPISVEDAGRSAAEFAKAEAKGVPLPRVGQETRLDYRVIDVRTPTGQAIFRVQHQVENKFREYLSARDFIGIHTPKLISGSSEGGAAVFKLEYKNGKSACLAQSPQLHKQMAICGGFRRVFEVGHVFRAEDSNTHRHLCEFVGLDAEMEIMRHYFEVCDIVDGLFIEIFRHLNENCKRELEAINRQYPFEPLKYLERTLRLSYEEGIQMLKEAGTEIEPMADLNTEAEKKLGQLVREKYDTEFFILYRYPLAARPFYTMPCYENPAYSNSFDVFLRGEEIISGAQRIHEPKLLAKRAAEHGIGMSSIKSYIDSFSYGTPPHGGFGVGLERVVMLFCGLHNVRLASLFPRDPQRLSP